Sequence from the Candidatus Margulisiibacteriota bacterium genome:
TACCACTTCCTTGTTGCATTATAGATTCCCACCGCAACGGCAGTAGCTGTCAGCACTTTATACCAGTTATCCTCCCACCAATCAGGTGATTTGCCGATCGGGACTTCGTAAACCCCGCCATGTTCGATTGAGATGGGCGAACGGCCGTTCGCCCCTACAGGATTATCTGCATACGCGCGGGCTTCGTCTATCGACTTTGCTGTCTTAACATCCCAATCCTTCTTTTTATAATCACGCTGAATTATATAAATGGGCTTCGGCGTCAGGTTAATGACAAGATTAGGATCTTTGATATACGCGCTGTATTGTTCGGTTAAGAATTCATGCAGACTGCGGAGAGTTT
This genomic interval carries:
- a CDS encoding polysaccharide biosynthesis/export family protein, whose translation is MKRIISMILIGSFLLTMCPMGFAAEYVIGPYDTLDIQILNHSELAAKATITPDGQICLPLLGFVVVQGKTLRSLHEFLTEQYSAYIKDPNLVINLTPKPIYIIQRDYKKKDWDVKTAKSIDEARAYADNPVGANGRSPISIEHGGVYEVPIGKSPDWWEDNWYKVLTATAVAVGIYNATRKW